A part of Candidatus Aminicenantes bacterium genomic DNA contains:
- the folP gene encoding dihydropteroate synthase, with translation MRREAPLRIKGATQALAARTWLMGIINVTPDSFSDGGLFLDPARAAARGLELIEEGADILDIGGESTRPGAKPVSVEEEIRRVLPVVKALRTACPTLLSIDTTKPEVVRAALDEGADIINDISAFSLDTRLLRFVAEAGAGLVLMHMKGTPLTMQANPHYHDVVAEVRAFLDEKLTVAQAYGVDPQAVILDPGIGFGKRLDDNLALLGGLPTLASLGRPLLVGVSRKSFIGKILNALPQDRLEGTIAAAVMALAGGAHILRVHDVRAVKRAVLVADAILAAEGSAPPPERREPRYAQ, from the coding sequence GTGAGACGAGAAGCCCCGCTCCGAATCAAAGGCGCGACCCAAGCGCTGGCCGCCCGGACCTGGCTTATGGGGATCATCAACGTCACGCCGGATTCTTTCTCGGACGGCGGCCTGTTTCTCGATCCCGCCCGGGCCGCAGCCCGCGGGCTTGAGCTGATCGAGGAGGGAGCCGACATCCTGGATATCGGGGGCGAGAGCACCCGGCCCGGCGCCAAGCCCGTCTCCGTCGAGGAGGAAATCCGGCGCGTCCTGCCGGTCGTCAAAGCCTTGCGGACCGCCTGCCCGACCCTCCTCTCGATCGATACCACCAAGCCCGAGGTCGTCCGGGCCGCGCTGGACGAAGGGGCGGACATCATCAACGATATCAGCGCTTTCAGCCTGGACACCCGGCTCCTCCGGTTCGTGGCCGAAGCGGGGGCGGGGCTGGTCCTGATGCACATGAAGGGCACGCCCCTGACCATGCAGGCCAACCCCCACTACCACGACGTCGTGGCCGAGGTGCGGGCCTTCCTGGACGAGAAGCTGACCGTGGCCCAGGCCTACGGCGTGGATCCCCAGGCCGTCATCCTGGATCCGGGCATCGGGTTCGGCAAGCGCCTGGATGACAACCTGGCCCTGCTCGGCGGCCTCCCCACCCTGGCCTCGCTCGGCCGGCCCCTCCTCGTCGGCGTCTCGCGCAAGTCGTTCATCGGCAAGATCCTCAACGCCCTGCCGCAGGATCGTCTGGAGGGGACGATCGCAGCCGCCGTCATGGCCCTGGCGGGCGGGGCGCATATCCTCCGCGTCCACGACGTCCGGGCCGTCAAGCGGGCGGTCCTCGTCGCCGACGCCATCCTCGCCGCCGAGGGCTCCGCGCCGCCGCCGGAGCGCCGGGAGCCGCGCTATGCTCAATGA
- a CDS encoding pyridoxine 5'-phosphate synthase encodes MRLSVNVDHFATLRQARRSNEPDPVLAALLAEQAGADGITAHLRGDRRHINERDLKLIRATTKTKLTVEMAATEEMKAVALAVRPEVVCLVPERPEELTTTGGLDVLAHRKALAPHVRALAKAGIRVCVFVDPAPRQISAAAGLGIPQIELHTGLYAKAGKPSARDKALADVRRAAAWGVKQGLEVTAGHDIDYRNAGPIVAIPHITELSIGFAIVARAAIVGISQAVREMAALLK; translated from the coding sequence ATGCGCCTATCCGTGAACGTTGATCATTTCGCCACCCTCCGCCAGGCTCGTCGCTCGAACGAGCCCGATCCCGTGCTGGCCGCCCTGCTGGCCGAGCAGGCCGGGGCCGACGGCATCACCGCCCACCTCCGGGGCGACCGGCGGCACATCAACGAGCGCGACCTGAAGCTCATTCGAGCTACCACCAAGACCAAGCTGACCGTCGAGATGGCCGCGACCGAAGAGATGAAGGCCGTCGCGCTGGCCGTCCGGCCCGAGGTGGTTTGTCTGGTGCCCGAGCGGCCCGAGGAGCTGACCACGACCGGAGGGCTTGATGTTTTAGCCCACCGCAAAGCCTTGGCGCCGCATGTCAGGGCCTTGGCCAAGGCGGGCATCCGGGTCTGCGTCTTTGTCGATCCCGCCCCTCGTCAGATCAGCGCCGCGGCCGGGCTGGGCATCCCTCAAATCGAGCTCCACACCGGCCTATACGCCAAGGCCGGCAAGCCGTCGGCCCGGGACAAGGCGCTGGCCGATGTGCGTCGGGCGGCCGCCTGGGGCGTCAAGCAGGGCTTGGAAGTGACGGCCGGCCACGACATCGATTACCGCAACGCCGGCCCGATCGTCGCCATCCCCCATATCACGGAGCTCAGCATCGGCTTCGCGATCGTGGCCCGAGCGGCGATCGTGGGCATCAGCCAGGCCGTGCGCGAAATGGCCGCCCTGCTCAAATAG
- a CDS encoding CdaR family protein: protein MLKDLFTRNWSLKLLAFFLALILWITLVPEEKTYSERTLAVPLETLNIPPTMELVEKAVSVVDVTVRATNRLLGRVTSNDITAVLDLKNAVVTQEDFALDASMVVVPPNVKAVRVFPPKAHLKLERANEVEMEVVPTIAGAVKDGYRIDKIEAFPPKAKIRGPESKFRMRDRLKTGPVDVAGLTASIEVETDLVVPRPDLRIQAGPAKVRVRVTIAKTR, encoded by the coding sequence ATGCTCAAGGATCTCTTCACCCGCAATTGGTCGCTTAAGCTGCTCGCCTTCTTCCTGGCTCTGATCCTCTGGATCACCCTGGTGCCCGAGGAAAAGACCTACAGCGAGCGGACGTTGGCGGTCCCGCTTGAAACCCTCAACATCCCCCCAACCATGGAGCTCGTGGAAAAAGCCGTCTCGGTCGTGGACGTTACGGTGCGGGCCACCAATCGCCTGCTCGGGCGGGTCACGTCCAACGACATCACCGCCGTTTTGGACCTCAAGAACGCCGTCGTGACCCAAGAGGACTTCGCCCTCGATGCCTCCATGGTCGTCGTCCCGCCCAACGTCAAGGCGGTCCGGGTCTTCCCGCCCAAAGCCCACCTCAAGCTGGAGCGGGCCAACGAAGTCGAGATGGAGGTCGTCCCGACGATCGCGGGGGCGGTCAAGGACGGTTACCGCATCGACAAGATCGAGGCATTTCCCCCAAAAGCCAAGATCCGGGGGCCGGAAAGCAAGTTCCGGATGCGCGACCGGCTGAAGACGGGGCCGGTGGACGTCGCCGGTCTCACGGCTTCGATCGAGGTCGAGACGGATCTCGTCGTGCCGCGGCCCGACCTGCGGATCCAGGCCGGGCCGGCCAAAGTCCGGGTCCGGGTCACGATCGCCAAGACCCGATGA
- the glmM gene encoding phosphoglucosamine mutase yields the protein MKQLFGTDGIRATAGEYPLDAISIYRLGRALVGLLAREGLRPEILVGRDTRESGEWIEAAFLQGVADAGGSGHSAGIIPTSGVAFLTKTNDFSAGAVVSASHNPFRDNGIKIFSHLGFKIPDDWEETLEASLLDRKKGTAPASAAVRRAEQRLIDQYESFLVGRPAGLRREAPFKVVLDCANGAASRIAPEVFRAAGCEVAAINAAPDGRNINAGCGALHPEALAKAVVRERADLGVAYDGDADRAMWADAAGRLRNGDHTLFGLARFMAGRGRLKTDAVVATSMSNIGLEKALGALGLRLIRTRVGDKYVLERMLELGANLGGERSGHTILLDDCPTGDGILTSLRVLEAMAATGGTLADLVAGLVEYPQILLNVRVASKPDLNGIPEVTRAVEAVRQAVAGRGRLDVRYSGTEPLARVMLEGESQAEIEDLAGRIAGAITRAIGAKE from the coding sequence ATGAAACAGCTTTTCGGGACCGACGGCATCCGCGCGACGGCGGGCGAATACCCGCTCGATGCGATCTCGATCTACCGGCTGGGCCGGGCCCTGGTCGGATTGCTGGCGCGGGAAGGGCTGCGTCCCGAGATCCTGGTCGGCCGGGACACCCGCGAATCCGGGGAGTGGATCGAGGCGGCTTTCCTGCAAGGCGTCGCCGACGCGGGCGGGTCCGGGCACAGCGCCGGGATCATCCCGACCTCGGGCGTCGCCTTTCTGACGAAGACAAACGATTTCTCGGCCGGCGCCGTCGTATCGGCCTCGCACAATCCATTCCGCGACAACGGCATCAAGATCTTCTCGCACCTGGGCTTCAAGATCCCGGACGATTGGGAGGAAACGCTGGAAGCCTCCCTTCTGGACCGGAAAAAGGGAACGGCACCGGCATCGGCGGCCGTGCGGCGGGCCGAGCAGCGGCTGATCGACCAGTACGAGTCATTCCTGGTCGGCCGGCCGGCCGGCCTCCGGCGGGAGGCACCGTTCAAGGTCGTCCTTGACTGCGCCAACGGGGCCGCGTCGCGGATCGCGCCCGAAGTCTTCCGTGCGGCGGGCTGCGAGGTCGCCGCGATCAACGCCGCACCTGATGGGCGCAATATCAACGCCGGGTGCGGCGCCCTCCACCCGGAGGCCTTGGCCAAGGCCGTCGTCCGCGAGCGAGCCGACCTGGGGGTAGCCTATGACGGCGACGCCGACCGGGCGATGTGGGCCGACGCGGCGGGCCGTCTGCGGAACGGCGACCATACCCTATTCGGGCTGGCCCGGTTCATGGCCGGCCGGGGACGGCTCAAGACCGACGCGGTCGTAGCCACGAGCATGAGCAACATCGGTCTGGAAAAAGCCTTGGGCGCCTTGGGTCTGCGGCTGATCCGGACCCGGGTCGGCGATAAATACGTCCTGGAGCGGATGCTCGAACTGGGAGCCAACCTCGGCGGCGAGCGCTCGGGGCATACCATCCTACTCGACGATTGCCCGACGGGCGACGGCATCCTGACCAGCCTCCGGGTTCTCGAGGCCATGGCCGCCACGGGCGGGACGCTGGCCGACCTCGTCGCCGGGCTGGTCGAATACCCCCAGATCCTGCTGAACGTCCGCGTCGCGAGCAAGCCGGACCTGAACGGCATCCCCGAAGTGACGCGGGCCGTCGAGGCCGTGCGGCAAGCAGTCGCCGGGCGGGGTCGGCTCGACGTGCGGTACAGCGGCACCGAGCCGCTGGCCCGCGTCATGCTGGAAGGCGAGAGCCAGGCCGAGATCGAGGATCTGGCCGGCCGCATCGCCGGGGCCATCACGCGCGCCATCGGCGCAAAAGAATAA
- the cdaA gene encoding diadenylate cyclase CdaA, whose amino-acid sequence MLNDVLTALHRFNLVDFLDILVVAFLIYAFILLIKSTRAYPMALGIGFVGLLLLLTRWAKLNVANWVLQNLASYVIIAIIVLFQAEIRRFLTGLGSRSFRKPLTMRSLQDKAEDLRMAVDYMSQRKIGALIAVENDISLANYADRGVKIDAVLSKDLLVSLFFPHSPLHDGAVLLRGGTIVAAGCLLPLPAVHNLGADAQTRTRHLAAIGLSQETDAAVIVVSEETGGISLALRGILQSMADADVLKDRLLEHLQR is encoded by the coding sequence ATGCTCAATGACGTGCTGACGGCCCTCCACCGCTTCAACCTGGTCGACTTCCTGGATATCCTGGTCGTCGCGTTCCTCATCTACGCCTTCATCCTGCTGATCAAGAGCACCCGGGCTTACCCGATGGCCCTGGGCATCGGATTCGTCGGCCTGCTGCTCCTGCTGACCCGCTGGGCCAAGCTGAACGTGGCCAATTGGGTCCTGCAGAACCTGGCCAGCTACGTGATCATTGCCATCATCGTCCTCTTCCAGGCGGAGATTCGCCGCTTCCTGACGGGGTTGGGATCGCGCTCGTTCCGCAAGCCGCTGACCATGCGCTCGCTGCAGGACAAGGCCGAAGACCTGCGAATGGCCGTGGACTACATGTCCCAGCGCAAGATCGGAGCCCTGATCGCGGTCGAGAACGACATCTCGCTGGCCAACTACGCCGATCGGGGCGTCAAGATCGACGCCGTCCTGTCCAAGGACCTCCTGGTCAGCCTGTTCTTCCCCCACTCGCCGCTTCACGATGGGGCGGTCCTCTTGCGCGGCGGGACGATCGTCGCCGCGGGCTGTCTGCTGCCTCTGCCGGCGGTTCACAACCTGGGCGCCGACGCCCAGACCCGGACCCGGCACCTGGCCGCCATCGGGCTGTCGCAGGAGACGGACGCGGCGGTCATCGTCGTCTCCGAAGAGACGGGCGGCATCTCGCTGGCCCTGCGCGGCATCCTCCAGTCCATGGCCGACGCGGACGTGCTGAAAGACCGTCTGCTCGAACACCTCCAGAGATGA
- a CDS encoding Zn-dependent hydrolase has product MSININLARLRKHIEELGAIGRDPRGGLSRPSFSPADLEARAWLKDRIETAGLDHRVDGAGNIFGFLGEGGPVVMAGSHIDTVMNGGAFDGAAGVLAGLEALQRIRDEGYRLAKPLAVAAFTDEEGNLVGDFLGSRAFTGTLDRGLLEKGLTSFGAPLADVLGGSEFSIESILGAAAEAPALAAFLELHIEQGPTLDDESVPIGLVDVIAGKHYRWCSFHGQAGHAGTVPLELRRDAFLGLADFALRATQHVATRHYGSFVTIGKAHVHPGVFSIIPGRADFSFEFRSRSPETLATLETELFALAEEVAATRGLEFGSRVIDATSPVTVPEPLLVRLRAACADRGYEYRTLTSGAGHDAQILAAKAPTAMIFVPSPDGVSHAPEESIRWDDLEKGANLLLDALIGLAG; this is encoded by the coding sequence ATGAGCATCAATATCAATTTAGCGCGATTGCGGAAACACATCGAAGAGCTGGGAGCCATCGGCCGCGATCCGCGCGGCGGCCTCTCGCGCCCATCGTTCAGTCCGGCCGACCTCGAGGCCAGGGCCTGGCTCAAGGACCGGATCGAAACCGCCGGCCTCGATCACCGTGTGGACGGGGCGGGCAATATCTTCGGCTTCCTGGGCGAGGGCGGGCCGGTCGTCATGGCGGGCTCCCATATCGACACCGTCATGAACGGCGGCGCCTTCGACGGCGCCGCGGGAGTGCTGGCCGGGCTCGAGGCCCTGCAGCGGATCCGCGATGAGGGTTACCGTCTGGCCAAGCCCCTGGCCGTAGCCGCATTCACCGACGAGGAGGGCAACCTGGTCGGCGATTTCCTGGGCAGCCGGGCCTTCACGGGCACTTTGGACCGCGGCCTGCTGGAGAAAGGCCTGACCTCCTTCGGCGCGCCGCTGGCCGATGTTCTCGGCGGCTCGGAGTTCTCGATCGAAAGCATCCTCGGCGCCGCCGCCGAAGCGCCCGCGCTGGCGGCTTTTCTGGAGCTGCACATCGAACAGGGCCCAACCCTCGACGACGAGAGCGTCCCGATCGGCCTCGTCGACGTCATCGCCGGCAAGCACTATCGCTGGTGCTCATTCCACGGCCAGGCGGGGCACGCCGGGACGGTGCCGCTGGAGTTGCGCCGCGACGCTTTCCTGGGCCTGGCCGATTTCGCCCTGCGGGCCACCCAACACGTCGCCACTCGCCACTACGGCAGCTTCGTCACGATCGGCAAAGCCCATGTTCATCCGGGCGTCTTCTCCATCATCCCCGGCCGAGCCGACTTTTCCTTCGAGTTCCGCAGCCGATCGCCCGAAACCCTGGCCACCCTGGAAACGGAGCTCTTCGCCCTGGCCGAGGAAGTAGCGGCCACGCGGGGGCTCGAGTTCGGTTCGCGGGTCATCGATGCGACCTCGCCCGTAACGGTGCCCGAGCCTCTGCTCGTCCGGCTGCGGGCCGCCTGCGCCGATCGCGGCTACGAATACCGGACGCTCACGAGCGGCGCCGGTCATGACGCCCAGATCCTGGCGGCCAAGGCGCCGACGGCAATGATATTCGTCCCCAGCCCGGACGGCGTCAGCCACGCCCCGGAGGAATCGATCCGCTGGGATGACCTGGAAAAAGGCGCCAACCTGCTCCTCGACGCCCTGATCGGCTTGGCCGGCTGA
- a CDS encoding PTS sugar transporter subunit IIA, with translation MDKKDLLDISHFSDYLKPAQVIHDLKSKDKVQAIEELLDVLAKQKLISNKKVLLTRLIDRENLVTTALGDGIAVPHARVDTEGEIAIAVGRSAAGLDFEAADKKKVHLIILIIWNPGLPGLFNHLFAGLANFLRKPEFRDRIFKAADKSELYAALSEIELRLPQEDKIVSRAGLLKKLQEIEMKKRKAPKAQLKTLAAQAALIREELDEALLVRFDKLNARYGFAVAEVDEGVCQGCYISVSTEMSSAIEGSNDIYVCENCGKYLVAAKRKKKLVSGPSA, from the coding sequence ATGGACAAAAAAGACCTCCTTGATATTTCCCATTTTTCCGACTATCTCAAGCCTGCCCAGGTTATCCACGATCTCAAGTCCAAGGACAAGGTTCAAGCCATCGAGGAGCTCCTCGACGTCCTGGCCAAGCAGAAGCTCATCTCCAACAAGAAGGTTCTTCTGACCCGGCTGATCGACCGCGAGAACCTGGTCACGACCGCGCTCGGCGACGGGATCGCCGTGCCCCACGCCCGGGTCGACACGGAAGGCGAGATCGCTATCGCCGTCGGCCGATCCGCCGCCGGCCTCGATTTCGAGGCCGCGGACAAGAAAAAAGTCCACCTGATCATCCTGATCATCTGGAATCCGGGCCTGCCCGGGCTGTTCAACCATCTATTTGCAGGGCTGGCCAACTTTCTGCGCAAGCCCGAGTTCCGGGATCGCATCTTCAAAGCGGCCGACAAGTCCGAGCTCTATGCGGCGCTGTCGGAGATCGAGCTCCGCCTGCCCCAGGAGGACAAGATCGTCAGCCGGGCCGGCCTGCTCAAGAAGCTGCAGGAAATCGAGATGAAGAAGCGGAAGGCGCCCAAAGCCCAGCTCAAAACCCTGGCCGCCCAAGCCGCTTTAATCCGCGAGGAGTTGGACGAGGCCCTACTCGTCCGGTTCGATAAGCTCAACGCCCGCTACGGCTTCGCCGTGGCCGAGGTCGACGAGGGCGTCTGCCAGGGCTGCTACATCAGCGTCTCGACCGAAATGAGCTCGGCCATCGAGGGCAGCAACGACATCTACGTCTGCGAGAACTGCGGCAAGTATCTCGTGGCTGCCAAACGCAAGAAAAAATTAGTCAGCGGACCGTCTGCTTGA
- a CDS encoding M14 family metallopeptidase, translating into MTKTLHPILSLLAAAFLIAAAAPALSAQAAPGQKLLTVAEMTDYKQTSLHADVVAFIRELQRLSPLLRVETLCISTEGKDVPLVIVGNPLPASPLEPRLLRKPVVYIQANIHAGEVEGKEACLMLLRDILTAPKPLYLDKLVLLVAPIFNADGNDKIDPKSRPGQVGPEMGQGVRYNGQGLDLNRDAVKAESPEVQGLLARVLNPWDPVLLVDCHTTDGAWHEQTVTYAWPINPNGDNALVEYQRSKMLPAIEKIMKDKYATLGLGYGGYRDSRDPSKGWMTLDPQPRYITNYIGIRNRMGILDENYVHADFKTRVQGNYAFLRAILDYCAANTEEILRMTAEADARTSARGLAPTDKDQFAVEFDVRALVKPITVLGYVMEPVPAPAAPAAANPPATGAVTPPAAGTKPVGAPPAGGPPRQMMRRTDKKIAYTIPYFADFFPKRTLPLPAGYLLPLPSKEVVDKLLLHGLLVEKLVQPVQLEVLTFKLKEIKGAERIYQGHRTNTVKGEYIAETRSFPAGTCFVSMAQPLANVAAYLLEPESDDGLLVWNYFDREIVPQWSRELASYPVYKLMKPAVLVKQTVR; encoded by the coding sequence ATGACCAAGACGCTCCACCCGATCCTTTCGCTTCTCGCCGCCGCGTTCCTCATCGCCGCCGCCGCGCCCGCCCTCTCGGCCCAGGCCGCCCCCGGCCAGAAGCTTTTGACCGTGGCCGAGATGACGGATTACAAACAGACTTCGCTCCACGCCGACGTGGTGGCGTTCATCCGCGAGCTCCAGAGGCTTAGCCCGCTGCTGCGGGTCGAGACGCTGTGCATCTCGACCGAGGGCAAGGACGTACCGCTGGTCATCGTCGGCAACCCCCTGCCCGCCTCTCCCCTCGAGCCGCGGCTTCTGCGCAAGCCGGTCGTCTACATCCAGGCCAACATCCATGCCGGCGAAGTCGAGGGCAAGGAAGCCTGCCTGATGCTGCTCCGCGACATCCTGACGGCCCCCAAGCCGCTCTACCTGGACAAGCTGGTGCTCCTCGTCGCCCCGATCTTCAACGCCGACGGCAATGACAAGATCGATCCCAAGAGCCGGCCCGGCCAGGTCGGCCCCGAGATGGGCCAGGGCGTCCGCTATAACGGCCAGGGCCTCGATCTCAACCGCGACGCCGTCAAGGCCGAAAGCCCCGAGGTCCAGGGACTGCTCGCCCGCGTCCTCAACCCCTGGGATCCCGTCCTGCTCGTCGACTGCCACACCACGGACGGCGCCTGGCACGAGCAGACCGTCACCTACGCTTGGCCGATCAACCCCAACGGCGACAATGCCCTGGTCGAGTACCAGCGGTCCAAGATGCTGCCGGCCATCGAGAAGATCATGAAGGACAAGTACGCCACCCTCGGGCTCGGGTATGGCGGCTACCGCGATTCGCGCGATCCGTCCAAAGGCTGGATGACCCTCGACCCCCAGCCCCGCTACATCACCAACTACATCGGCATCCGCAACCGGATGGGCATCCTGGACGAAAATTATGTTCACGCCGATTTCAAGACCCGGGTCCAGGGCAACTACGCCTTCCTGCGGGCCATCCTGGACTACTGTGCCGCCAACACAGAGGAGATCCTCCGGATGACGGCCGAGGCCGACGCCCGGACCTCCGCCCGCGGCCTGGCCCCGACGGACAAGGACCAGTTCGCAGTCGAGTTCGACGTCCGCGCCTTGGTCAAGCCGATTACGGTCCTAGGCTACGTCATGGAACCCGTACCCGCCCCGGCCGCTCCGGCCGCAGCGAACCCTCCCGCCACCGGGGCCGTGACGCCTCCAGCGGCGGGCACCAAGCCGGTCGGCGCTCCTCCCGCGGGTGGCCCGCCCCGCCAAATGATGCGCCGCACCGACAAGAAGATCGCCTATACTATCCCCTATTTCGCCGACTTCTTCCCCAAGCGGACCCTTCCATTGCCGGCCGGCTACCTTCTGCCCCTGCCGTCCAAGGAAGTCGTCGACAAGCTCCTGCTGCACGGCCTGCTCGTCGAGAAGCTGGTCCAGCCGGTCCAGCTCGAAGTCCTGACCTTCAAGCTGAAGGAGATCAAGGGGGCTGAGCGCATCTACCAAGGCCACCGGACCAACACCGTCAAAGGCGAGTACATTGCGGAGACGCGGAGCTTCCCGGCCGGGACGTGCTTCGTCAGCATGGCCCAGCCGCTGGCCAACGTGGCCGCTTATCTGCTCGAGCCGGAGTCCGACGACGGACTGTTGGTCTGGAATTATTTCGACCGCGAGATCGTGCCGCAGTGGAGCCGGGAGCTGGCCTCCTACCCGGTTTACAAGCTGATGAAGCCGGCCGTTCTGGTCAAGCAGACGGTCCGCTGA
- a CDS encoding peptide chain release factor-like protein codes for MSRYPVRSDKEAALREHMEKLGIREADLIEKFVRSQGKGGQNVNKVETCVYLKHVPTGIEVKCQQERTQGLNRFLARRILADKIETKQKGAESAEQARIEKIRRQKRKRSKRSKLKMLEDKKKRGEIKQGRSGRIAIDE; via the coding sequence ATGTCCCGGTATCCGGTCCGTTCCGACAAGGAAGCCGCCCTGCGCGAGCACATGGAGAAGCTCGGCATCCGCGAAGCCGACTTGATCGAGAAGTTCGTCCGTTCCCAGGGCAAAGGCGGCCAGAACGTCAACAAAGTCGAGACCTGCGTCTACCTCAAGCACGTTCCGACCGGGATCGAGGTCAAGTGCCAGCAAGAACGAACCCAGGGCCTGAACCGGTTCCTGGCCCGCCGCATCCTGGCCGACAAGATCGAAACCAAGCAGAAGGGTGCAGAGAGCGCCGAACAGGCCCGGATCGAGAAGATCCGGCGGCAGAAGCGGAAGCGCTCCAAGCGATCCAAGCTGAAGATGCTCGAGGACAAGAAGAAGCGCGGCGAGATCAAGCAGGGGCGTTCCGGCCGCATCGCCATCGACGAATAA